The genomic interval ATGATTTGTCTGCTTCTGACTGAAATTATTCtcgttaattgaaaaaccTCTGACCGATGCATCATCCATCTATGATAAGGCCATATTATCAGTGGGTTGTTGTAACCATTtggtgaagaaatttttctctacatAGAAAAGATTGGCATTGAGCATATCCTACAGTTTACGTGATCACGTATATCCAACAGATTCAAAGCTAAAAGCTGTACAAGGCGGAACTTCCAAAAAAGACCTTGTTAATTCTTTATCAGCAGTAAAGGAGGATTGCATTGCTCGATTGTTAAGCGACGATTGTAAACCTCAGTCTGAAGAAGAATTTGAACTTGCTGCTAATCCATTAGTACGCCATATTGCCCCACATTTACAAGTGAGTTTTTTGGTCGCATTGCTACTCTGATTTCCCAGTAGCTTCACTGCAAACTGCTGTAGAATTGGAGAGATTTTTATTGCTACTAGGAAAAGTGTAACTAAGCAAATATTTTTAGGCATTAACTGCTAGTGAATTAGTGCAACTGCTCAAAGCTGACGTACTGCAAGTAGTTACTGACGAACAGAACGAGCAAACGACATCaggataaatattttacatcaaGAATTTTACTTCCAAAATGTCTGTACCCGCATTATCTGGCAGAGTATTTCTCCTCATTACTGGTGCTAGTCAAGGAATTGGCAGACAAATAGCAGAATCATTTGCACCGCTATTAGGTGATGGATcattggtattattattagccAGAAGTGCTAGCGGTTTGCAAGAGACTGCCGGCAAGCTCTCTGGAAAGATCAAAGTTCATACTGTGAGCGTTGATCTCAGTACTGCAACAGCGGATAAATTACGGGGTCAGTCTTCATGTGTTGCAAGGAGAATACATCACAGCCTTCTTTTTGCATGTCTTTTACTTGCATCCTTTTACAGATATTATTGGAACAGCCTTAACTCCTGCAGGTGCAAAACAGTTTGAGAAGGCTGTTATTGTCCATAATGCCGCCTCAGTTGGTGATGTGTCACAATCAACAGTGGCTATGACAGATTTTCAGGTCTGGCGTGATTACTATGATCTGAATGTCTTTGCTCCTGCTGTTTTGAATGGCGTGTttatggaatttttcaatgcaGATGCAAAAGTTGCAAGGCTCGTTATAAATATCACATCAAAATGCGGTATCGAACCTTTCAAATCAATGGCATATTATTGTTCTGGAAAGGCAGCTAGAGAAATGTTTTTTAAGGTATGATTCCCAACAGACAGTTTATATAGCTTTTTGGTAATCACTATAAATACCCACAGGTATTCGCTGTTGAATATCCTAATGTGAATGTGTTGAACTATTCTCCCGGCCCTGTGGAGACCGATATGCTGCGTACGGTACAGACAAATATAGGAGATCCAGAAGTTAAAgaagcatttgttcaattggCTACAAGTCGCTCAGCATTGACAACGGAGCAAACGGTTAGTCGTCTTGTAAAAATACTTGAATCACAAAACTACAAGTCAGGTCAACACGTTGACTATTATGATTCCGGCTATTAAAAATATcctatattatacaaaaataaCTCGGTTGGCACAAAGAAAATGCAAAACAAGTAAGAAAGTTCAAACCAGTTGGTCATGTTGAttatttga from Athalia rosae chromosome 1, iyAthRosa1.1, whole genome shotgun sequence carries:
- the LOC105683747 gene encoding sepiapterin reductase-like — its product is MSVPALSGRVFLLITGASQGIGRQIAESFAPLLGDGSLVLLLARSASGLQETAGKLSGKIKVHTVSVDLSTATADKLRDIIGTALTPAGAKQFEKAVIVHNAASVGDVSQSTVAMTDFQVWRDYYDLNVFAPAVLNGVFMEFFNADAKVARLVINITSKCGIEPFKSMAYYCSGKAAREMFFKVFAVEYPNVNVLNYSPGPVETDMLRTVQTNIGDPEVKEAFVQLATSRSALTTEQTVSRLVKILESQNYKSGQHVDYYDSGY